The bacterium genome has a window encoding:
- a CDS encoding type II toxin-antitoxin system HicB family antitoxin produces the protein MHNEFNAIVEKDGEWFIAYCPEISGANGQGRTKEECLQSLSDAIQLILEDRREDVLRGIPADATQEMVSVG, from the coding sequence ATGCATAATGAGTTTAATGCCATTGTTGAGAAGGATGGCGAATGGTTTATAGCGTATTGCCCTGAAATTTCTGGTGCCAATGGTCAGGGGCGAACAAAAGAGGAATGTCTTCAAAGCCTCTCTGATGCTATCCAGTTGATTTTGGAAGACCGCAGAGAGGATGTGCTTCGAGGGATTCCTGCAGATGCCACCCAAGAAATGGTTAGTGTTGGATGA